The following are encoded in a window of Camarhynchus parvulus chromosome 1A, STF_HiC, whole genome shotgun sequence genomic DNA:
- the LOC115910659 gene encoding potassium voltage-gated channel subfamily A member 5-like yields the protein MEIALVTLENGGTTAIAGGDDATAAGGRARWRGNLLHLAGSPQLSDGKENAPPPPPPPPAGDEEWERPPPGPRAGGGGGAGGPDERPAELRAALTPPPRPPPRAPRPAADMGPSEEGGHRRGMAMAAAGDEEEEAAAANPGAMHHQRVLINISGLRFETQLGTLNQFPDTLLGDPDKRIRYFDPLRNEYFFDRNRPSFDGILYFYQSGGKLRRPVNVSIDVFADEIRFYQLGEEAMERFREDEGFIKEEEKPLPRNEFQRQVWLIFEYPESSSSARAIAIVSVLVILISIITFCLETLPEFRDEREMPVPLPPQGGGLNGTPGDSPPMQPPSSLADPFFIIETTCVIWFTFELLVRFFACPSKPEFSRNIMNIIDIVAIIPYFITLGTELAHEQQQPGTGSSNGGGGQQQAMSLAILRVIRLVRVFRIFKLSRHSKGLQILGQTLKASMRELGLLIFFLFIGVILFSSAVYFAEADDPESHFSSIPDAFWWAVVTMTTVGYGDMRPVTVGGKIVGSLCAIAGVLTIALPVPVIVSNFNYFYHRETDHEEQAILKDEHSSAQGSTAGGEEKRRPSKNSLNKSVVHLENSEEFNNGTSSLEKANIKAKSNVDLRKSLYALCLDTSRETDL from the coding sequence atggagATCGCGCTGGTGACTTTGGAGAACGGCGGCACCACGGCCATCGCGGGCGGCGACGATGCCACGGCCGCAGGCGGCCGGGCGCGCTGGCGGGGCAACTTGCTGCACCTCGCCGGCTCGCCGCAGCTGAGCGACGGCAAGGAGAacgccccgccgccgccgccgccgccgcccgcgggggACGAGGAGTGGGAGCGGCCCCCGCCGGGTCCCCGCgcaggaggcggcggcggcgcgggcggcccCGACGAGCGGCCGGCGGAGCTCCGCGCGGCCCTcacgccgccgccgcggccgccgccccgcgccccgcgccccgccgcggACATGGGGCCGTCCGAGGAAGGGGGACACCGCCGGGGCATGGCCATGGCTGCGGCGGgcgacgaggaggaggaggcggcggcggccaaCCCGGGCGCCATGCACCACCAGCGGGTGCTGATCAACATCTCGGGGCTGCGATTCGAGACGCAGCTGGGCACCCTCAACCAGTTCCCCGACACGCTGCTGGGGGACCCCGACAAGCGCATTCGCTACTTCGACCCGCTCCGGAACGAGTACTTCTTCGACCGCAACCGGCCCAGCTTCGACGGCATCCTCTACTTCTACCAATCCGGGGGCAAGCTCCGCCGGCCCGTCAATGTCTCCATCGACGTCTTCGCCGACGAGATCCGCTTCTACCAGCTGGGTGAGGAGGCCATGGAGCGCTTCCGGGAGGACGAGGGCTTCAtcaaagaggaggagaagcccCTGCCCCGCAATGAGTTCCAGCGCCAGGTCTGGCTCATCTTTGAGTACCCCGagagctccagctcagcccgGGCCATCGCCATCGTCTCTGTGCTGGTCATCCTCATCTCCATCATCACCTTCTGCCTGGAGACCCTGCCCGAGTTCAGGGACGAGAGGGAGATGCCCGTACCTCTGCCCCCACAAGGTGGAGGTTTGAATGGCACGCCCGGGGACTCCCCACCCATGCAACCACCCAGTAGCCTGGCTGACCCTTTCTTCATCATCGAGACCACCTGTGTGATCTGGTTCACCTTTGAGCTCCTCGTGCGCTTCTTTGCCTGCCCCAGCAAGCCTGAGTTCTCCCGCAACATCATGAACATCATTGACATCGTGGCCATCATCCCCTACTTCATCACCCTGGGCACCGAGCTGGCCcacgagcagcagcagcccgggACTGGCAGTAGCAATGGGGGTGGGGGCCAGCAGCAAGCCATGTCTCTGGCCATCCTGAGAGTCATCCGCCTGGTCAGAGTCTTCAGGATCTTCAAGCTCTCCAGGCACTCCAAGGGGCTGCAGATCTTGGGACAGACTTTGAAAGCCAGcatgagggagctgggcctcctcatcttcttcctcttcatcgGGGTGATCCTCTTCTCCAGCGCTGTCTACTTTGCTGAGGCTGATGACCCCGAGTCTCATTTCTCCAGCATCCCTGATGCTTTCTGGTGGGCTGTGGTAACCATGACTACTGTGGGCTATGGGGACATGAGACCTGTCACTGTAGGGGGCAAGATTGTGGGCTCCTTGTGTGCCATCGCTGGTGTGCTCACCAttgccctccctgtccctgtcattGTGTCCAACTTCAACTACTTCTACCACCGAGAGACTGACCACGAAGAGCAGGCTATCCTCAAAGATGAACACAGTAGTGCTCAGGGTAGCACTGCGgggggagaagagaagagaagaccCAGTAAAAACTCTCTGAACAAATCTGTTGTGCACTTGGAAAACAGTGAGGAGTTCAACAATGGCACCAGCTCCttagaaaaagcaaatatcAAAGCAAAAAGTAATGTAGATCTCAGAAAATCCCTCTATGCTCTCTGTCTGGACACCAGTAGGGAAACAGACCTGTGA
- the LOC115910457 gene encoding elongation of very long chain fatty acids protein 4-like: MASTWQKTQEFYNWILESGDPRTDPWPLVYSPVPVTLILTSYLFMVALGPSCMRQRQRLELRAPLLTYNLAMVALSSYMFYEFLVTSVLANYSYLCQPVDYSRSELGMRMARVCWWFFFSKVIELLDTVFLILRKKQEQVTFLHVYHHGSMLFNWWSGVKYVPGGQAFFVGMLNSFVHIFMYGYYALASLGPRMRQHLWWKRYLTILQLCQFVAIAAHSSYNLFTECPFPDGFNTAVFLYILSLLSLFLRFYYQTYIRGKREKLT; this comes from the exons ATGGCTTCAACTTGGCAGAAAACTCAGGAATTCTACAACTGGATTCTTGAAAGTGGAG ATCCAAGGACAGACCCGTGGCCACTGGTTTACTCCCCAGTTCCAGTCACTCTGATCTTGACCTCCTATCTCTtcatggtggcactgggaccgTCCTGCAtgcggcagcggcagcggctgGAGCTGAGGGCTCCGCTACTCACCTACAACCTGGCCATGGTGGCATTATCCAGCTACATGTTCTATGAG TTTCTGGTCACTTCAGTCTTGGCCAACTACAGCTACCTGTGCCAGCCAGTGGATTACAGCCGGAGTGAGCTGGGAATGAGG aTGGCAAGAGTGTGTTGGTGGTTCTTCTTCTCCAAAGTCATCGAGCTGCTGGATACG GTTTTCTTAATTCTGCGCAAGAAACAAGAGCAGGTGACTTTTCTGCATGTGTACCATCATGGCTCTATGCTCTTCAACTGGTGGTCAGGGGTCAAATACGTGCCTGGAGGACAAG CCTTCTTTGTTGGGATGCTGAACTCCTTTGTCCACATCTTCATGTATGGCTACTACGCCCTCGCCAGCCTGGGACCGCGGATGCGCCAGCACCTGTGGTGGAAGCGTTACCTGACCATCCTGCAGCTG TGCCAGTTTGTGGCCATTGCTGCTCATTCTTCCTACAACCTCTTCACAGAGTGCCCGTTCCCTGATGGCTTCAACACTGCAGTCTTCCTCTACATCCTCAGCCTCCTGTCTCTCTTCCTACGCTTCTACTATCAGACCTACAtcaggggaaagagggaaaagctgaCTTGA